A genomic window from Treponema maltophilum ATCC 51939 includes:
- the lnt gene encoding apolipoprotein N-acyltransferase translates to MKGILQVFYALFSSIIMAFAIQNEFLLFGSPLLGLFALVPLYLALAECNSFKNAGLLTALQMLCTHVFSSFWLGYFKDFAVFTLGATTAVYAVFGYFLGGLFFAPFYLTHKDTLAERSGLKPFNVPVRVLLFAALWTIYEWKKSTGFLAYPWGTLVMSAWKWKLVTQIVDITGTWGISFLFALFNALIAEGLSLFARGGERYSGYPTGIGNPVHSRGATKAVSFSYARTAAFCVVLFMLACIYGIRRYTEMRVPVKTVRTVLVQPNFNSWLSEQGENALEDAIALTREQLNDAQNLVDKPDVILWSESTLPYALPNALTFYEDYPESDPLLPFIAENGVPLITGSPVELTAMSEAKSSASGMREFNNAAAYFDKEGSWCAFYGKVQLIPFAEVIPYSDTRWMQTLMQSIAGFSSGWTPGKAFTVFELPLKAGSVKAGTPICFEDAFPSVCRKLFFAGSEVFFNLTNDEWSKTGSAEIQHFAIASYRAQEFRTTLVRCTNAGFTSITDPAGRLLYSLPLFEKTAGTYDVPIYERTVTAYARFGDWLPILLLFMWAAFYAGTRGFGMKGSRQKR, encoded by the coding sequence ATGAAAGGAATTTTACAAGTTTTTTATGCGCTTTTTTCTTCAATAATTATGGCTTTTGCCATACAAAACGAGTTTTTGCTCTTCGGCTCGCCCCTTTTGGGACTTTTCGCCCTCGTTCCGCTGTACTTGGCGCTTGCGGAGTGTAATTCCTTTAAAAACGCGGGGCTCCTGACCGCGCTTCAAATGCTGTGTACGCACGTATTTTCAAGTTTTTGGCTCGGTTATTTTAAGGACTTTGCCGTTTTTACGCTCGGAGCGACAACGGCGGTGTACGCCGTGTTCGGCTATTTTTTAGGCGGCTTATTTTTTGCGCCCTTTTATTTGACGCACAAAGACACGCTTGCCGAGCGGTCAGGGCTTAAGCCCTTTAATGTTCCCGTGCGCGTTTTACTTTTTGCCGCGCTGTGGACAATTTACGAATGGAAAAAGTCGACCGGCTTTTTAGCCTATCCGTGGGGCACGCTGGTTATGAGCGCGTGGAAGTGGAAGCTTGTAACGCAGATTGTCGATATTACCGGAACATGGGGCATAAGCTTTTTATTCGCGCTTTTTAACGCGCTTATAGCCGAAGGACTTTCGCTTTTTGCGCGCGGCGGCGAACGGTACTCCGGCTATCCGACGGGCATCGGCAATCCGGTACACAGCCGCGGAGCAACAAAGGCCGTATCTTTTTCGTACGCGCGCACGGCCGCTTTTTGCGTCGTTCTTTTTATGCTCGCTTGTATCTACGGCATCCGCCGGTATACCGAAATGCGCGTTCCCGTAAAAACCGTGCGCACGGTTTTGGTTCAGCCGAATTTCAATTCATGGCTTTCCGAACAGGGCGAAAACGCTTTGGAAGACGCGATTGCACTTACCCGGGAACAGCTGAATGACGCGCAAAACCTTGTTGACAAACCCGACGTTATTTTGTGGTCTGAAAGCACCCTGCCCTATGCGCTGCCGAATGCGCTGACTTTTTATGAAGACTATCCCGAAAGCGATCCCCTTCTTCCTTTTATTGCGGAGAACGGGGTGCCGCTCATTACCGGCTCTCCGGTGGAATTGACGGCCATGTCCGAGGCAAAAAGCTCTGCAAGCGGCATGCGCGAATTCAACAATGCGGCGGCCTACTTCGACAAAGAAGGTTCGTGGTGCGCGTTTTACGGCAAAGTTCAGCTTATTCCCTTTGCCGAAGTAATCCCTTATTCCGACACGCGCTGGATGCAAACTCTTATGCAAAGCATTGCCGGTTTTTCAAGCGGATGGACTCCCGGCAAAGCGTTTACCGTCTTCGAACTTCCGCTTAAAGCGGGCAGCGTAAAGGCCGGTACGCCCATTTGTTTTGAAGACGCTTTTCCCTCCGTGTGCCGCAAACTTTTTTTTGCGGGAAGCGAAGTTTTTTTTAATCTGACAAACGACGAATGGTCGAAAACCGGTTCGGCAGAAATTCAGCATTTTGCGATCGCTTCGTACCGCGCTCAGGAATTCAGAACGACACTCGTGCGCTGTACAAACGCGGGCTTTACGAGCATAACCGACCCTGCAGGGCGCCTGCTGTACAGCCTGCCGCTTTTTGAAAAAACCGCCGGCACATACGACGTGCCGATTTACGAGCGTACGGTTACCGCTTACGCCCGCTTCGGCGATTGGCTGCCCATTTTGCTGCTTTTCATGTGGGCAGCCTTTTATGCCGGTACCCGGGGATTCGGAATGAAGGGAAGTCGGCAAAAGCGGTAG